A single region of the Aquarana catesbeiana isolate 2022-GZ linkage group LG07, ASM4218655v1, whole genome shotgun sequence genome encodes:
- the GPR27 gene encoding probable G-protein coupled receptor 27: MAGQELEKSNASLLPADLIKLASLGMIACVSLLGSLLFAFITLRDRSLHRAPYYLLLDVCLGDFMRSLLCFPLVLKSISSGSHWTYSKRSCRVMAFGTVLLCFHAAFMLLSISLTRYMAIAHHRFYCKKMNGWACALVISMAWILSMAMALPPVFEVGTYKFIREEDQCTFEHRYVKANDSLGFLLMLAFILAATHFIYMKLLFFIYDHRKMKPAQLTPAISQNWSFHGPGAAGQAAANWIAGFGRGPTPPTLVGMRQSTQHQIKRLLVLEEFKQEKRLCKMFYIITFLFLLFWGPYLVSCYLRIFSRTSLPQGFLTVAVWLTFAQAGVNPIVSFMLNKELRMSFRAHLPCRNTQTQREPYIDT, translated from the coding sequence ATGGCTGGCCAGGAGCTGGAGAAAAGCAACGCATCCCTTCTCCCCGCCGACCTCATCAAGCTGGCATCCCTGGGCATGATCGCCTGCGTCAGCCTGCTTGGCAGTCTCCTGTTCGCCTTCATCACCCTGCGAGACCGGAGCCTGCACAGAGCCCCCTATTATCTCCTGCTGGATGTGTGCCTAGGCGACTTCATGCGCTCATTGCTTTGTTTCCCTCTGGTGCTGAAATCCATCAGCAGTGGCTCCCATTGGACCTACAGCAAGAGGAGCTGCAGGGTCATGGCATTTGGCACGGTGCTCCTCTGCTTCCACGCCGCCTTTATGCTGCTGTCCATCAGCCTGACCAGGTACATGGCCATAGCCCACCATAGGTTCTACTGCAAGAAGATGAACGGCTGGGCATGTGCCCTGGTCATCTCCATGGCCTGGATCCTTTCCATGGCCATGGCCTTGCCTCCTGTCTTCGAGGTGGGCACCTACAAGTTCATCAGAGAAGAAGACCAGTGCACATTTGAACACCGTTATGTCAAAGCCAACGACAGCCTTGGCTTTCTGCTGATGTTGGCCTTCATCTTGGCTGCCACTCATTTTATCTACATGAAGCTTTTGTTCTTCATCTATGACCACCGGAAAATGAAGCCAGCTCAGTTGACCCCTGCCATCAGCCAAAACTGGAGCTTCCATGGGCCAGGGGCGGCTGGCCAAGCAGCTGCCAACTGGATTGCAGGTTTTGGAAGGGGACCCACACCACCCACCTTGGTGGGGATGAGGCAGAGCACCCAACATCAGATCAAGAGGCTGCTGGTGTTGGAGGAATTTAAACAAGAGAAGAGGCTCTGCAAGATGTTCTATATCATCACTTTTCTGTTCCTGCTTTTTTGGGGCCCCTACTTAGTGAGTTGCTATCTGAGGATCTTCTCAAGAACCTCCTTGCCTCAGGGTTTTCTTACTGTTGCTGTGTGGCTGACGTTTGCTCAGGCAGGTGTGAACCCTATTGTGTCCTTCATGTTGAACAAAGAGCTCAGGATGTCTTTCAGGGCTCATCTGCCTTGCAGGAACACCCAGACCCAAAGGGAGCCCTATATCGACACCTAA